From the genome of Tenrec ecaudatus isolate mTenEca1 chromosome 1, mTenEca1.hap1, whole genome shotgun sequence:
gcagagGCAAGCCTCTTCCTCAAAAgccaggctggtgcaccccagctctggGGGCAGTTCCCTAACGCAAACCCAGGGCTCCAGCCCTGCGGCCGCCCTGGGAAAAAAGAGCTCTCCGCAGGGTCTGGTCAGGCACCCATGGGCAGTCCTCCTCCTATGGGTGGAGAACATGGAAGCAAAGGGATGTAGCACTTGCACCCTAGGGACCTGCAGTGGGGGGAGCCcaggcccctccccctccctcctctgtggggggaggtcagatgcttacagatatcttccctgaaggcagtctgccagactgctgtctcaccccaccacaggggtggccccactccctgctgctgggaacaatggactatttctccctgaagcttgcaaccatGGCTTGGTTCctctaggtggggtttacaccctactgctaatggttcTTATGGAGGTCcccgctgccatcctgactctaggatcacccatcttgccacatgtgtacccccaatccctcctctgccTATCGGCGGatccccctagatcacccccttccACTATTGTACTACCTATAGCACAAcgccttcctgtgacgtatgtctttacctgtaattagtgggcttgcacggcccccaaaggtatataagcctgaGTTAGCAACAGAGGCCTCTCTCACtggtctccccaccttccccgccTCTCCTGGGTTCCCTCtcccctgtttccctttccccttgtcctccttcccctccccctctctccacaagGACCACcaggtggggctgaggtgagcaatgctaccatgctgcaatgtctcttctatcgctcgtGCTCTCGATGACCTTAGTATAAGATTTATAtctctcaaccgtacaattgtgcttactgaacccgtgattagtggtggggggccagccccacccaactcataccacactcCTCTGCCTCTCACTCGGAACAATAAAAACCTGCTGAGTCAgcagcaggggcagttctgcttattAACTATTGAAAAGGGCAGTACTAACCCAACACACCAGCACGATGAAGTAAGCACTATGACCCAGCTCAGCAGGCGACGGAACTGAGGTTCAGAGAGCCTGCCCCCTTCATGCAGAGCTAAGCCAGAGATAGCTACTAGGGGAGCACCGAGGCCGGGTGCCTCACCAACGGCCGCTGAGTCTCCACACCTCCATCAGGGTGGCCCCCACCACCTGCTCAGCACACTGACGGACAACCACCCCCTGGGGCCCCTCAGTAGCGCCCCCCCCCGACTACTCAAGGGTAACAAGCCTGCGGCCACGATGTCAAAATGAGTAGACCTTGCAGAGCAGcgtctggctgctaactgcaaggcaagcagttcgaaaccaccagccgcttggaGGCTTGAGGCTTACGATTCAGTCTCTGAAagccacagagtcactgtgagtcagagttgaaccGTGACAGGGAGTTCGCCTTCAGCAGACATGCCTTTGAGGGAGGCGCCTCAGCCCCTTTTATCCGGTCATGCTGTGCCTCATCTGCCCCTCCTCCCACGTTGGACTTGCACATGAGCCAAACACTCCCCCACACCCATTCCTGACCCATACCCTCTGAATTTCAACCAAGAAGGGTTGGGCTGCAAGAGGTTTACTGAAACTGCTTAGTGGTGCCCAGGGTGGGTGCCATACCTTCGAAACCCCCTACCCCTACCTGTCTGACTCCGACCCAGAGCAGAGTgcaccttctactctaccatcgAAAGCCACGCGACGCCCGTGGTTCTCCCACGGAGCTACAGGCAGTGGATTCCAACTGGAGACCATGCGGACTCAAGGCATAAGCCAGAGCCTTACCCCAGAAACATGCCACATCCCCACCTCTGATCTCCCAGGCCGCACCTTGAAAGACTCGAAGAAACCTCCGCCCCCGCCACCGTTCTCCATCTTGTCGTCGTCCCCGCCCAGGCCCATCATGGACTGACTGTGGACATGCAGCTCTTCGTGCAGCGTCTCCAGGAGGGCGACCCGTGTCCGCTCCTGGGGGCCCGGGAAGGTGTGGGTGAGGTGAGGAGACGgtgcggggtgggggaggtggcggCAGCATTCCagctcacaccaccaccaccaccatcaagcaACGGTGCCAGCAGGGAGTTGGGCAGTCTGAGCCTCCAGGGTGGGTGCCTTATATCCCATCCCCCAGCCTTTCAGCAGCCTGCCCCTCGGAGACCCCTCCTACTCAGGGCCCCTATCCAGCTGCCCTGGAGATGCCAACCCTTGGTGACCCTTGGTGGTTGGCGCACAATCCTGCTGCATGGGGTTTTCAACGGCTGCTCTTGGAAAGCTGGGGCCTCTGTTTGACTGAAACCTCCAACCTCTCCATGACAGTGGCCAAGTGCTTCAACCAGGAGTCCCAGGGGCTCCACCCAAGCCCTGGTGCTGGTGGCTGCGGAGTCAATGCTGTCCTGAGCCCAGGTAGGAGGGAGAAGGCTCCAAAGGGCTTCCAAGGCGTACTTTGGAAAAGTGGTCAGGAGACCAGAGGCAgggaagggcatcatgcctggaaagtggaagggcagagagaggaaggcccaggCAAGGTGACCTGGCACGggggttgcagcaatgggctcaaatagaagaacacctgtgagggtggcacaggaccaggcagtgtctccttcaTGTTTGTGCATGGGGCCGCTacgggtcagaaccgactggagggCACCTGACAATGCATTCCTAAGCCCTGCCCCTGGGCCGATGCAAGCCCCCCACGGCTGCCCCTCCACAGCCAGCACAAGGCTTCTCCCTCAAGGAGAAAGGCTGAGAGTGAGTTGGGGGGCAGCGGGGTCCCCCCTTCAGGAGACTCGCAGCCTCACCTCGAGTTTGGCAAACTTCTCTGCTTTATAGCAGGCATATTCAGCATTGATCAGCTTTGTCAGCAAAAATTCCTGGAACTCAGGCCCCTGGGAGTACCAGGATAGGGTAGAAGAGGAGAAAAATGGAATCAGGTGAACCCAGAAACAGGGGACTGAACCTACCCCCACTTCACTGCAGAAGGGAGTCATTGTctggggctcagcccccagcatgCCCACCCATCTGCTCAAAAGGATCAACCCATAAATACAAGGCCTGGGGTCTCCTCCTGCCTCCATGGGGAGCAGGAGCTCAGGGCTGGAGTTCCTGAGAGGTGGGTAATCATGTGCCCTACTCCCCAATCATCGTAGAGGAGAGGTGAGGAAAGTTGGGGGGGGACTGCTGTGACAATGGAAAGTGCTGCAGCTGCCTTCTGTGTAGCCTGGCAAAAGCAGCCCAGATGGCACAGAAAAGCCAGGCCCAGCTGCAGATTCGAGGCCTCAGGTCCTCATCTGGTAGCATAAGCCCCTCTGCCCAGGGCTGCCACTCACCTTCCTGAACACAGCAGGGTCCGGGAGAGGGGGCCCAAAGAAGGGCACATCATCCCTGGCGGTGACAGAGACCTGGAAGGGAAGACAGCTGTCTGCTCTGCCCCAACCCCGCCTCACAGCAGCCAACCCAACCAAGCCACCCACTGCCACAAAGCTGGCCCACATTCAGAGCAGAGCTGTTCCTTATGgtgttcttggctgtcatctcgatggaagcagatcaccaggcctttctgccaaggTCCACTGATCAGTAACCAAGCCCAAACCACTTGGGCCACATGAGGAACCCTAAAGAGCCCTCCTCCCCTGCCTTCCCTGGGCTCAGGAACTGCTGGTAGGGTGAGAGTCCTGCCTCCTGGACCCTTTGCCCTGGATGTGGTGGGAAGGAgtcagggggaggggcaggggcggcTGTGAATGCAGGGAGGCTGAAGGAGGCAGGGCAGGCGGTTCCTGGcccaggagtggaggaaggcaaCTGGCCCCTTTGAGGCTGACCTTTGAAGGCTGACTTTTGGAGAGGCAGAGTGGGGAGGAGACTCCTCCTTCATCAGAGCAGAGAGAACCCCCTAGTTACAGTTGGGGAATGGGGCTGCAACGATGCCTATGGTGCTCCCGGCTCACTCACCTTGTAGAGGGGGCCGTCGGGGGGCCCGCCCTCGGCCTGCACCACCACATAGGCGTGCAGGAAGTTGGAGGCGATCATGTCGGGCACGAAGGGGGTGTTCTCGTCCTGGAAGACCACAGCCACGATGTCGTTCCCGATGTGGCGCTTCCGCTGCAACTGAGCACAGGGTCACGGCCCTCACACCCAGCCGGCCAGAGGGGCCCCCAGCAGCGGGGTttgcagggcaggggaggagtCTAAGATGGGCTTCCCCTCCAAGAAAAGTGGTGAAAACTTGTCTTCAACGTATTATAACTGTCTTGGAAATCCCAAGACCGATAAGGAAACGGAGGCTCGAGGGAAGTGACTCACCCAATAGTGAGCTAAGAGACTTGCGCTCAGGCCTCCTGGTCCCCAGGGCCTACATTTCCATCCTTCTATCTAAGGGTCACCCCCAAGGGTGCCTCTCACGGAAGGAAGGAACAAGCCCTCTGGGGAATAAGCTCGTGTTGCTGAGCCAGAGGGCCGTGGTAGGGTGAGGTGGACAACCCTGCAGGAAGGCCCGGGAAGGGGCACAGGTCTCGGTCCAGCGGCCTGAACACGCCATGCTTCCCTTCTTCCAAGTCTCCGTGCCCCGGGGGCCACCACAGGCCCTTACTCATTCACGGTTATTGCGCACGTGCTGCGGGCCAGGCCGGGCTCTCGTCATTCTGTGTGCCCCCTCATGCATGAGCACCTGTGAGGGAGTGCACCGATGACCCCActtcacagactgggaaactgtggGCCCTGCCTGTCTCCCCTGCCCAAATGGGTTGCGCACTCCAGACAGGAAGTGAGGGGACTGCGGCGTCTGCCTCTCAGGCCCATCGCTGAGAAGCCCTGGGTcgataggtaggtaggtgggcAGGTGGGTAGGTGGCCAGGCTACCTGCTGGGCATCCCCTTCTGTGTAGGGCAGCTTGGTGGACACGTGAAACATGATCTCCTTGTTGCGGAAGTTGCAGTACACAGACTCGGTCCCGGTCTGCCCGTGGGTCACGTCCAGGCCTCCTCGGAACCTGTCCCGGGGCCCCCAGGCCACGGCTCAGTCTCCTGCCCCAGTCAGGCCTCCACAGGGCCCGGGCCggggctccctccctgccctggggTGCGGGTCAGATTACATTCTGCCTGACCCTGCTCACGCTCACCCCTTAAAGTCCTGTAGTTTGATCTTCTGGCCAAGAAACTCCAGGAACTCCACAAAGGCTGGGCTTTCCTCGTTGGTGCTGAAGAGTTCCTCCTCAGAGGTCTGGGACCACACACACAAGCCAGGTCACCAGGCTGGCGCCGCTGAGCAGCCCTGCCTCCCACTCAGCTGGTACCCAAAGTCAGAGGGAGGCTCCCGGGCAGCCcttgggcagcagcagcagaacgccCTGCAGGCTATCTCTGCTGGCCCCAGGTGTAAGGTCCCAGATCCAGGGCAATGAGGAGTGGCAGGGAGCGGAAGGGGAACACACCTGCCCGAGCTTCTGGTAAATGACTCCAAACTTGAAGTTATTGCTGATGACATGCTCGTCAAAGGTGACGATGAGGCGGGAAGCCTGGGTGGGGATGACAGAGCACAAGATGGGGTGGCTTTTCAGATTGTCTCAGAGAGAACTCTAACGACGGCCAGGCCCTCTGTGGATCCCACCCACTGAGTTCTGCCAACAAGCCCATGAGGGAGACACGCCTGTGTCCCCAGCTCACCGACGGCCTGTGTCCCCAGCTCACCGACGGAGATACCAAGTTCGGGGGCTGGAGAAGGAGCTTGCCTGTGACCAGCTGTTTGCAAGCGGCAGAGGTGGGACTTGAACCCCAGTCTGCTGGACTGTAAAGCTTCAGTGCATTGCTCTTGAGGCTGCCCAGGAGCCCCTTCTGCCAGGGAGGGGGGGTCCAGCCCCATTCCACTCCTCTGCACCCACCCTACTCCTTCTCAGCACATCCTTCTAGAACAGACGAGTCCCACCACTGGGCTGTGGGCCCAGGGCAATTTCCTCTTCCGAACCTGAGAGGAAGAACCTGATTTCTTCTGCAGGGATCTCACCCGATTCTAAAAGTCAGGCAAAGCCACATGACTGTCAAGCCTACCTCTTCCAGAAAGCCTTCCTGGCTCACCGAGGTAGAAGCCCCTGCCCCCTGCTGCCCCACGTTGTCACAGAACCTACACACCAGCACCCAGCACTGGGTTTGCAGCACAACCACGTTCTGTGAGCAGCACGTATTGGGTGTCTGTAACCCCTCACCCTTCCACCCTGTCTCTTCTGGGGTCAGAGGGCAAGGTTAGTGAGGAAAGGTCTTTCCCCAGGGAGCTCTGAGGCCCTCATGAGGAAGCACAGGCCACACGGGTGAGGGGCTTCCTGCAGCAGGAGGCATGACTGACTGTAAGGCAGACCTGGCCCTGTGGCCTGCAGACAGACACAGGTTTTATGCAGGCCTTCCGTATCTGCTGTGCAGCCTTCGATAGGGCAGGgaacctctctgggcctctgaGAACTGTGCAGCGTTTCTGGGAGGATGACGTGAGAGAATTGACGAAAAGCCTGCAGTGGGTGCTCCTTAACTGCTTCCTtccccagctccccaccccccagacagCAGGCCATACCTTGGGGTAGAGCACAGGGTAGAAGCGGTCCACGTTCACATCTTCGCACACCAGCTGCAGGAGGAGATAAGGGAGGGCCCAAGTCAGGGCAGGGTGGGGACCTGGACCCACAGGGAGGACAACAGCAGAAAGGGGGAGGACATCAGCGGAAAGGCCCAGGGAGAGGCCACACCGAGGCAGCcaaggttggtggggggggggggggcggggggagagcagCTCACTGCTGCTCTGAATGGGGTCAAGAGAACTGGGGTCTCCTAGTGCCTGAGAGTGCTCTAGAGTGTGCCCCAAACAGGCACAGGAGCCATGGGCACCGGAGCAGAGTGGGCGCATGGCAGCAATACCACACCAGCTGGCTACTGCCCAGAGCAGGACCTGCAGCTACAGCCCCAGCCCGGCGTGTACCCACTTGGGCTCCCGGAGGGGGCTGGGCCCAAGGGCACTGCCCGAGTGAGAAGCAGTAGTCTCACCTTGGCCATCTGGACCACATTGGGGAACTCGGTGAGGCAGGAGATGGGGATGACATCATGGTACGTCCGGCACTTGGTCCTGAGGAGTCAGACGGCATGAGGATGACGTGGTGGGAAAGACTAGAGCGGGCAGACCTGGGGGCAACAGGGCCTGGGCTTCCCCGGGCTCCGATCCCAGCAGTTCAAAGTAGCCAGGCTCTCAGAGGGCAAAGCCTGGGCCCTGCAGGTCGGCTTTGGTCACTCCCTCGACCTTACCTGAGCAGCAGCCGCAGGTGTTCTTGGTCCCCGATGACATCGTACTTGAGGGAGAAGACCAGGTGGCCCAGGGCAGCGTCCAGGGAGTAGTAGTTGAAATGctcctggggtgggaggggagggcaggggaataGGGGAGGAGGCTGAGCCGGGGCCCCCAGACCAGAGGAGTTGCGTGCAGCCCAGGGCCTTGGGCCTGGTAGTAAGAGCCGCAGCGGAAGGCTGACTGTGGAGACAGCTGCATTCTAGTCCCAACTCTGCCCCTTGCAGCTGAGTGGCCTGAGAAGGTCACTTAGCCCTCTGTGCCTTGGTTCCCAAGGAGACACAGCACTTGGCACAGGGGATTATGCAATGAGGCAGCCTTGGCCTTTGGGGTCCTCCCACATTCAGGAGCCCGCTGTGTGACAGCTACCTGTCCACCAGAGGGTGCTCAAGAAAAGCACCCTAACGCACTGCTCTGAAGGCCCTGCAGCCAGGGCTGTGGGAAACAGGAAGTGCATGGCTCATGAGTACAGCGGGCAGCTGACCAGGCAGGTTTTCACCCACTGCTCACCTGGAGAGCCAGTCATAGGGTTGGCGAGAAAATACTCCAAAGGGCACAGGGGTTGCTGCAGCAGGAATGGCACCCCCAGAGGTGCCCAGAGCTGGCACCTCTAGAGGGGATGCCCTGAAGCCAAGGGCAGTGGGTGCTGGGAGACACCAACCCAGGGCCAGTGTGATCCTGGGTTCCCAATCCCGGCTCCAGCCCTGGGAGTGGAGCTGGCTTCCCAGCCACGCCCACTGCAGGAATCATCCTGTTTAAACGTGAACCTGTGCACAGTGGGAAGGCCGGCAGGGAGGCCGAGGCCAGGGTTGTGCCCCAGAGAGTCTCATGCAGCAAGGGGCATTCTGCATGTAGTGCCGCAGAGTCCCCCCAACTCCACTGGGCAGAGTGGCAGAGACCCAAAGATGTGGGCTCCCACCACAGAGAGGGGGTGTGAGCACTGAGCAAGGAGACCACTGACGGGGGTGAGGCAGCTCCCTAGAGCCCCAAACCCAGCCAGAGGAACTCAAGGGACACAGTGGGAGAGTGGGCTCGGGGCCCCAGGAAGCCTCTCCCTCCACCAGAGCAGGACCCAATGCTGGGGCAGTCACTCTACCAGGATCCAGGAGATGCCCTGCCCTGCTGCCAGCAGGGGAAAGGGGAGTGGACAGTCTCCGCTCTGCTCAGCTCtggaacaaccccccccccccccaccaccaccaccatcatttcCCCGCCTCTGTACTGAAAGCCTGTCCCTGCTTACCAGGCCTCTCCCAGGAAGTTGTCCCTGAATGCTCCAGGCCAAGCCCAGCCCCCAAAGCACAAGCTCCTCCCTTGGGTTTGGTGCTAGTGGCccaggccctgccctgccctgccctgcaaatGGAGCATCTGAACCCCTACTCTGTATCTCTCCTCAGCATCCCATACCAATGCCAGCTCCAACCTAGCTTTCATCACTCCTCAGTATTGCCTCCCAGACCCAGACTCAGATCTGGACCACTGGGGAGCCTTGGGTCAGCGGGCCAGAGGGATGCAGGCTGTTTCTGCCCACAGGGTGCAAAGTTGAACGCGCATGTCCTGTCCTGGGTTTGACATGCTTAGTTGTCACCGAATGAGGATTGCGTTCACCTGCCAGCTGAAAGGCTGGCCATTCAAGGCCACTCGGGCTCCTCCAAAGAGAGACAGGCATGGCACCCTCCTGAGAAGCCAGCCATTAAAACCTGAGTACGGGTGCAAAcgccatgggttggaatcaacaccACTACTGGTTTGATCCGGGTTTTGTGTTCTGGGTTTGTTCCCAACCAAAAGTCCCTGAGACTGGACCTGCCGGTTTAGTCACGGTCTTGTGGATCCCCCACCATGCGGGGACAAATACCCACGCAACGCGCGCATATACGCAGGCCTGTCCAGTCATCCTCTCAGTCATCAATGCTCTCGCAGGTCACTGCACCTCTCGGAGCTTCCCCTTCCTCCGttcaagcagaaaataataataatattgtataatttgtcaaggggtcgggagggtggggaaaaaagagctgataccaaggagaaagaaaatgctttgaaaatgaacaaTGGGTGTATGGGTTGTTagaagggctgtaagagcccccaataaagtggctTATTGAAAAGAGCAGAAGATTAACGCTGATCTCACAGGGTAACTGTGAAGATCCCGCACTAACAGCGAAAGCGTAGTGACTGACACAGGCCAGGCAGGGCTGGCTCTATGTACTTTACTGGTTCGTGTACCCTGTTTTCACAGGGGAGGGAATGGGCTCCGGAAGGTGAGGTCACTCCCCCGAGATCGCAGTACTAAGACATGGAAGAGCCAAGATGCGCCCCCCAGCATGCAACGCCAGCCCCAGCGACACCGGTACGGTCTGTGGTGCTGGCGCTCAGACAGCTCAGGGCCCAGAGCCCAGAGTATGCCCACCCCTCCAACTGAGCGCCTCCGTATTACACAGCCTCGCCGCTCTCACCTGGCACAGTCTGGGGCAGCACCCTgatgaactgtcaccaggcagggGCCTTGCCTGGGGCTGCTGGAAAGGCAGGGGCTGCACCCAGGCCAGGTCAAGCCAGTCTTTGCAGCCCACCACAAGCTGCCCAGGGCCCTTTTATGGGGGGCTACCACATACGGGAGATTTCGaaagtgtgtgggtgggtggggaatgacattctcttttcattcgattttttcacaaacttttaaagCGCCCCCAAACCTGGCCTAGAGCAGAGGCGGGCACTCACTGGCCTCATATTTGCTGACCCTGACGGAATGGTCACTCTGTGTCAGGCGCCCCTCTAAGCACCACGTGTGCATCCTCCCATGTGAGCCTCACAAACACCTCCTGAAATGGACTCGTTAACAACCTCATTTCTACAGCTGAGGAAAAGGAGGCCCAGACAGGTACAGGGGCTTGTCTGGTGTCCAGGTAGtaggtggcagagccaggatccAAACCTTAGCAGAGTGTTGGCTGTCATAGGGCTGCCTTTTATTTGGGGACGAGTGAATGAACTGACACTAAGGGCTCTGAGATTGTCACCCAGGCCCAGCCGATGGGTCCTGCTCCTGGTCCGGGTCCCGTCTGGGCGGGAGGCACCCACCTTGCCAAGAAAGTGCTTCCGGTAGATGCGGGCTGTGGGGTTACACTCCAGCTTCACCTTAGTCGTGGGGGACTGCAGGGGCTCCGTCTCCGGGATGCTGGTGATCTCGTGGTTGGTGCCTTCGATCCAGTAACCCCCAAACTGGGGCAGCAGGATGAGGGGGAAGGGCCCTTCTCGCCCCAGGACCTGGAGGGGGAGCCACCCCACATTAAGCCCCACCCTGGGCCCTGGGGATACATCCCCAGTCTGGAGCCACTTCTGCCACAATGAAGGGTACAGAAGGGGACAGAGTGGCACAGCGATGGAGCAGCTGACTGTTCatcaaaaggtgggtg
Proteins encoded in this window:
- the RAP1GAP gene encoding rap1 GTPase-activating protein 1 isoform X1, with protein sequence MAQPRPPAPSGRPRRGSLPAGTGWQNTELFEMIEKMQGSRMDEQRCSFPPPLKTEEDYIPYPSVHEVLGREGPFPLILLPQFGGYWIEGTNHEITSIPETEPLQSPTTKVKLECNPTARIYRKHFLGKEHFNYYSLDAALGHLVFSLKYDVIGDQEHLRLLLRTKCRTYHDVIPISCLTEFPNVVQMAKLVCEDVNVDRFYPVLYPKASRLIVTFDEHVISNNFKFGVIYQKLGQTSEEELFSTNEESPAFVEFLEFLGQKIKLQDFKGFRGGLDVTHGQTGTESVYCNFRNKEIMFHVSTKLPYTEGDAQQLQRKRHIGNDIVAVVFQDENTPFVPDMIASNFLHAYVVVQAEGGPPDGPLYKVSVTARDDVPFFGPPLPDPAVFRKGPEFQEFLLTKLINAEYACYKAEKFAKLEERTRVALLETLHEELHVHSQSMMGLGGDDDKMENGGGGGGFFESFKRVIRNRSQSMDAMGLSSKKPSSVSTSHSGSFTPNNPDLAKAVGISLIVPGKSPTRKKSGPFGSRRSSAIGIENIQEVQEKRESPPAGQKTPDSGHVSQEPKSETSSTQSSPEMPTTKNRAETSAQRAEVLKDFSRSSSSASSFASVVEETEGVDGDDTGLESISSSGTPHKRDSFIYSTWLEDSVSTTSGGSSPGPSRSPHPDAGKSGDPVCPEIKIQLEASEQHTPQLGC
- the RAP1GAP gene encoding rap1 GTPase-activating protein 1 isoform X2, with translation MAQPRPPAPSGRPRRGSLPAGTGWQNTELFEMIEKMQGSRMDEQRCSFPPPLKTEEDYIPYPSVHEVLGREGPFPLILLPQFGGYWIEGTNHEITSIPETEPLQSPTTKVKLECNPTARIYRKHFLGKEHFNYYSLDAALGHLVFSLKYDVIGDQEHLRLLLRTKCRTYHDVIPISCLTEFPNVVQMAKLVCEDVNVDRFYPVLYPKASRLIVTFDEHVISNNFKFGVIYQKLGQTSEEELFSTNEESPAFVEFLEFLGQKIKLQDFKGFRGGLDVTHGQTGTESVYCNFRNKEIMFHVSTKLPYTEGDAQQLQRKRHIGNDIVAVVFQDENTPFVPDMIASNFLHAYVVVQAEGGPPDGPLYKVSVTARDDVPFFGPPLPDPAVFRKGPEFQEFLLTKLINAEYACYKAEKFAKLEERTRVALLETLHEELHVHSQSMMGLGGDDDKMENGGGGGGFFESFKRVIRNRSQSMDAMGLSSKKPSSVSTSHSGSFTPNNPDLAKAVGISLLIPGKGASRFGRRGSAIGIGTVEEVAVRGAASSGGHLHALLSARSQDGGHIGDVPPIP